GTATCATCCCGTGGCTGCGATCCTCCTCCTCCGAAATATCTTCCGTACGCAATGGCTTTGTAAAACTAGGCCAACCGCAACCTGCATCATACTGATCCTTACTACTAAAAAGGGGCTCGCCAGAAACAATATCTACATAAATACCTTCACGCTCATTATTCCAGTATTCTCCTTGAAAAGGGCGCTCCGTCCCATTATTTTGCGTCACTTCATATTGGATGGGAGTTAATCTTTTCTTTAACGCTTCCTTGCTCGGCCTCACAAATTTATTATCCATCCTATACCCCTTCCTCACGTTAACCAACTACTCTTTCGGATAACCCTTGTTGTAATTGGTACATATTAAAATACAATCCTTTCTGTGCTAACAATTCTTGATGTGCCCCTCTCTCCACAATCTCGCCCTTATGCAAAACCAAAATTATATCTGCATCTTTAATAGTGGAGAGACGATGCGCAATCGCAATCGTCGTACGTCCCTTGCGCATTCGATGCAAAGCTTCTTGGATCTTTTCCTCTGTTTCCGTATCCACACTAGCAGTTGCCTCGTCTAAAATCAAAATACGAGGTTTCTGCGCCATTGTACGTGCAAAAGATAATAATTGCCTTTCACCACTTGAAAAAGAAGCGCCTCGCTCTTTCACTTTTTCCTGATATCCATGCGCCAGTTTGGAAATGATAGAATCAGCCTGCACAAATTGA
This sequence is a window from Mechercharimyces sp. CAU 1602. Protein-coding genes within it:
- the msrB gene encoding peptide-methionine (R)-S-oxide reductase MsrB; the protein is MDNKFVRPSKEALKKRLTPIQYEVTQNNGTERPFQGEYWNNEREGIYVDIVSGEPLFSSKDQYDAGCGWPSFTKPLRTEDISEEEDRSHGMIRTEVRSKTADSHLGHVFPDGPGPEGLRYCINSAALRFIPRAELKQEGYGEYEALFLEKSDEGK